Within Hydra vulgaris chromosome 02, alternate assembly HydraT2T_AEP, the genomic segment TCTTTTGTTGACTTACCCTTTAATAATTGGAaataagtttaaagaaaaactagATTATCACAAAAAATAGAGTTTATCACAAACATTGTTTTGACGAATGTTATACTATTCAATCAAcacttaaaaatgtttcttttatagTTGACAGTCAACTAAACTACTAGAACTTGCTAAACGAATCAAATgcaataaacaagttttaaaatttataattaaagctGTTATTTATTGTAGATGTATACCTCTGCATGGTACGCTTGAAAATGTAGATAAACTTGAAAATGTTGGTAACTTTCTTTCAAACGAATGGCTGCATGAGTGGACTGCTCAAAATAAACGTCAAGCGCTGTCTTTTCTGAAAGCGTTGGGAGTTAAGATTTGATTATATGACTAGTTACGCTACAGCGAATTATGTTGTTTCTTTGTGAGCCTATAGTTAAGTTGAAGGAAAAATCTAGTGACATTATATATGCTTTTAAGTGTGTTAAAACTTATCTCAGAAATAGAAATCATGAGAATAGACGTAAATATGTTTGCCGAACGAATATATAAGAATGTATCAATTCTTGCCggggaaaaaaatataaagtcaGTAACGCCAAAAGTGCACACAGGCCAACAATCTCATCGAGTGAATCCGTCCTTTGAAacgtttgaaaaatattttaaaaggtcTCTCATCattccatttttaaatcatatattaattgaattaaaagataGATTTAAATCATATGATACAATTGAGATGCTGTTAAGTTTTTGTACCATCATTATCTGCGTGAAAACTTCATTGGAGATAtaagaaatgatttaaaaagCTATGATACATTATGCAAGCAATCTTTAATGCACATCCACTATGATTAGTGGATGtgcaataaattttgatttaaatggggctgttaaaatgtttgcaaaattaATCCGAGGAGATTAGAATTTGTCTCCTTTCGTTTAGACAATTAACAATTGTTTTGATCATTTGAATACTTATCGTTGAAACCAAatgtttgttgtttatttatttttcatcacTTACATTATATCAAAGTTGCGGCAAACTTTGTattcaattataatatttttaaaaaatgaagtttaaattttacttaaaaaaacagtGGGCCACCGACAAAAATTTGTCACCCTCCTAAAAAAAAGTCTGGTTACGGGCTtgaatgtatataataatacctatatattatattaagataaattataaatacaaatttaaaagcgtaaaaataaaatggaataCAACGAATGATATGCTTGAttcaatttttgtaataaaattctttttgaattagaatcaagaaaaaaaaattgaatcaaaatTGAATCGAGCGAATCGTAACACATTAGGCTTATGTGGTATGATATGGCATATGATAAGACATATGCTTATGATAAGCATATGTATAAATTTGCATCATTGTTAAATTTCATGAAGATTGAAAATCTTtacgaaatttaaaaatgatgcaGAATGcatttaacaaaatgtttcatTAGTTACATAGTTTCATCATTCATCATTAGTCGatgaattttaaacaaacataaaccaaatagttttaaagttttttattatttttttaaatttttattattatttttttgtttttaatggttTCGATTCTCAACGCACCACAGCACAGTGGGCCGGATATTAGACATATGgtggacaaaattattttgatctttttttttttactaaaacccTTTATATGTCCGAAGAATCACTTtgtattaagatatatttatttttatcataaattttagttaaatagttgctaattctaaaaattatttaacaaacttgataaaactttaaaaacgcggatttgcaattttttagtttgaaatcCTATAACTTCTTAATACTGTGGAACTGAATAACAGACTCTTCTGAtggaataaactaaaaaaaaattgatgcaacaaactttaaaattaaaaacgcgCACTTcagaaaaaaaggaaatttatcACTAGATTTGAAACTCTATTATCGATATTGTATAATAGATttgaaatatatagataaatttatagaaatatatagagaatataaatgaatatatagatttaaaactCTGTTATTGATAGTATTATATGCCCACGACGTTTTGAATAAGTCTGTAGATTATTTATCAtctttgtatataaaaatgcatttttttatttttaatctattagCCGTACATTCTGGATGAATAATATTAcaacgtttttattattataaagtctACTGAGTTCTGAAGGTACTATGCAAATAATCAACAGACACTCTTCATTTGCCTCTATTTTCCTTTTTAACTTACCTGTTTGTAAACACTATACCCTGTAGCACCACTAAAACCAGCCTTGCATCTAAACGTCAGTTTAGTTAATTCCTTAGCATTATGTTTTGTATACCACATAGCTTTTTAAGAGTGtgttttagaaaatcttttagCGGTATTTGTACTGAACAGCGAtccatttaaatgtttttggaaTAGCATTTAGCTTTTGAAGATCCTATACTATTATACAAAGGATATATGTTGCAGCCGTTTTTTCAGCACCATATCGTAGTAGCTGGTATGTTGATTTTGATATATCACCATTAATTATGAATGCTAAAGCTTTATCAAATGAGTATATCTAAGCAGGTTTAattggtatttattttaaataatagaaatttttgtgCCAGTTTTGTATTTAAACTCACTTCTTAGTTTCAATTTTGTCGCATGTTGCATATTGCATGATGCATGTTGAAGTAATTTAtggctaaataaaatattaaaaacattgttaagcttattatttttgttttgttacaagttttttcaaaagagCGACATGGTTTCCCAACCTCATTAACTGATGATGTAGCATTTAATACAAAGCTAcaagtcattattttaaaatgttaaagaaaaccAAAAGGGGAAGTTAGGGGCAATGTATATAGTTCAAATAGGTTGTACACATATTACATTTACAAGTTCAAGCATTTAATATAGGTTCTCGTAGGTTTCCTAAATTATGTGAcactttttgtacaaaataaaagtattaaatgttaaaaatttaccaGGTTATTTTAAAGCCAGATTATAAGTGTATTATAAAGGCTgatctttactttatttttttttccgaaaAGCTTTACtgttaaatatgtaaatatataaactaatcgcgtaagttcataaaattttaaaaataaaaatgtcacgttttttttttttaaaaaaaaattttattatacatgaAACCGCAATtgatttttgtggttttaaaagATACTATTATActcaaaacagtttttaaaattttaaacgagagtattacaaatatgttttattatatggttttgaatataaaagacatttattttttaggttttgtcCACCACATGGCCCACTGTGCACAGTAAGacagattattttaaaaagaacaaaaagtcacacaaaaacttaagtttcaacaatttttgacttaaaatgtttaagtaAACTAATTTTTGGTAAATAATCAACATAAGAAAATTCTACACCAAAtatcaaagtatattttttagcataaaatacgtgaaaatattagaattatgatcatagtaatttaaaaaagtaaggtACCTTTACGTTAAGTAAGGTATCTTTACATTAAGTAAGGTATCTTTacgttaatttatataatataatccaTCTTAACAAGTacttcataatatatttaactaatgcttcctaaatttatttttttcaattgtttctCATTTTTAACggagtgttattttttttgttaaatgtattttagcagtatttggttaaatataaaattaaataataatataaaaataactatataataaatataaaaataaaatattacgatgtgaaaaaaatgtaactaatatGTAGTtgtgaaaatgtaaataaaagtgaaaaaaataaaaaatttaaccttatttgcaattaattttttaaactgcaTTGTTACTTAACTTGCtacttaaaaagttatttaaaatacatagtgatacatagtttaaaattttagataaatagtATTACATAGTTTCATTACAAACAacgcttcttttttttaaaaaaaaaaaaaaagagtaatatTTTTCGGACGtgtaaaaatcatattttccTAAAATAGTCACATTAAGTTTTAACCTTTTGAAATTTGATTATAAAGTATGTATTTAGCTTGTATTTAGCAATGATACAAATACgcaagttgaaaaaaaaattataaagactAAAGAAGATCcttattgaatttattaaaacttctcTTTCAATTCCTGATAATCAAGTGAAATAAATAGATTATTACAGATAttcattttccaaatttttttttcaaagtaatttgATTTGTTTAATGCTAAATTCTAAGGAGAAAGCCTCAACAAACTGATCCGTAATGCAAAGTTGCACCACAAAGCAAAAATATCACGATTCAACAATCTGAGAGATCAGATCCACtatctttttatttgattagATCCTTATTGATCATTTCTTATGCAAAGCTACTAAACTTGTTAGcatcttaaaatataaaaaatatttaacatttaacttttttcttttgcgTGTTAAAGAGCTTTATGCCTGCTAGTGCGCACTTTTAACGCGCAAAAATATGTGTTTGCGTGTGCATTGATTTGCTAATGATATATTTTGGTTCATAGAGcctatattttgaaatataaaaaggGATACCGTTGTTTAAGATCTCAAAAACGTTGTACGTGTGTTTAtagcaagcaaaaaaaaaaatttctgttgcatattttaatttcttggcCCCAAAAATCAATTATTGAAATCATGCTTATCTTATAGTTTGGTATTTCTTTctgtttttaacttaatttgcCTCCTGTGACCAGCATggattttattatatcaaatttatttattatatatataaaattaaaaaaatttgttcaactatttttattaaaattaattacctaTTTTAATTGCTATTTCACCAACAAACTCGTCATCAAAACTAAATATAGAATTTAGATCAAACAGTGGTATCATTTTTTTGATGCTAGATTTCGATAAGATATAGCCTACGCCAGAGCAATAAGAAACATAGTAGCCATTTTGGTTCGCCATTTTGTATTGATCTATTTTCTTCACGTCtgcattttctattttatatccAAAATAGGcgttttctatattattatttttaacaaacgttAATAAGTTGTTTATATTCAAGTAAATATCATCATGACCTTTAAATACAAATTcatatttaacattataattgGTCCATATTAATCCAATGATCatcttttttgttaaagtaGAAATTTCTTCAAACAagtcaacaaaaattatatcgtTCCATAATTTTCCTTCTTCAGCTACGTTTATTACTTCTTCTGAGTCAATTGTCCTTCCGACAACAAatattataagatatttttCCTTAGCATTCCAGTATGGTGATTTTCCCCATGTCTTTCGTATTGTATTTCTTCTGTCTACGAAGCTTGCATGTGAGCTTATAATTACAACGGCTGTATATACTGTATTGCAGTCTTTCTTAAtgctttgaaaaactatatgAGAAAGGTAACGtttttgataattgttgttgttattttcttCTGCATTTTTTAGCAAGTAGGTTGTTGacaaagattttttagataaatcaTCATTAGTATCTATTGAATAAACGCTCGTTTCTGAGTGCTTCTTAGTCTTTAGGTTTATCATAATCAGTTCAATAACGGTAATTAGCACTGCTAAGATAATTATACATGCTACGAAGTATCTAATCACAGATTGCTTGAATAGGTTAGTACATGTTTTCGCCTCCCTTTTGTTTGAACTCTTTGAATCAAAATATAGCacaatatattatactttataccttcttttaaactaaatttattatgattttattataatgaaatacagttataaatataattaagagAACTTGATGTGTAGGAGGTGTAGGAGGTGTAAAAATTGATGGGTGTGTAGTTTAATAGACCAGAAACTGTGTTACACATTAGTTTCCTTAAACTGTGTTACACATAGGTTTCCTTAAACcgttttttatacaactttttgttttataagctaaaataaaaaaaattaatacaacattgatatataattattatatgtcAAAACtctttatcattaaaaaaaatattctaccTGAAATCTGAATAATTGTttgattacataaaaaagaaattgtaactttatgtttaaaaaagatgtgATGTACTCAAGCAATGATAAAATGCAAATATCaaagtttcaaatataatttaaaacagttaCAATAACATCAAATTTTAGATTAATAGATTGACTTGCTCTGTTAGATAAACACGTCGCTCATGTCCTGCCTGAAATTGTGGCCATACATACACAACCTTGCctcattgaattttaaattttaaccaattgTAAACTACAATTCCATTGCAATGCATTGTAGTAAACTCTAGTATATTTCATGATACCATGTGGTGTAcagttttgataattttcaatttatagcTGTATGTATGAGcggttttgtaataaatatatttgaagattgttatttaaaatatactttcaataaaatttctaaatcagCGTtacatttaacaaataaaaatttgttgctaTACATAACGAGTTATACTTAAGTTATACTTATTCTAAACAAAGTTATACTCAACGAAGATAAAATTATCTTAATACGTTGTGTTTGCTACCAGAAAATAACGTTAGATTTGATGATGTTTTTCCATTTAGGTTTTTTCACTAGGTTTTGTTCCTATACAGTTAAGTATACATATAGCATATTCTATACATAAACAAATCTACTAACTtgtttaaatatgatatttaaacAAGTCAGAAggtttgtttatataatttgttattactttCTTATAAGAAAATAATGCGTCTTTTGTTCTTATTTAGTGTGGTTTTTATGGAATAAACATTATAGTCACATATGGAACGCACCAAGGTTATTCCTTAAAGGAGAGTAGTAAATATATGGCTAACATATGCTTAGCACACATGAGCCACACGAAACTTTTACGCAAAAATGAAGTGTGACTTTTGTTCCTATTTAGTGTGGTTTTAGTGGGATAAACATTATATGATAAACATTACTTTCTTTCTTCTATGAGATAACATGAGATAACAGAGTAGGAAAATATTGCACAACATCTTATTAGAATCCTCAAAATCCATTTTCAAGAACTACAATAAAATATCtcatattaacaaaaataaaaaaataacaacaaacacTCAAATCTGTTATCTGTAGAGAACTCTCAGCTGTTTAGTACAGAAAACCCACCGATTCCAGACTTGTGTTGTTTCTGTGACAATTGCATTTTCATGGGCATTCGattaacacatataaacaacGTGGAATTGTGTTGTTCTTGCATAAAATGATGTATAACATGATGAGAATTCGAAATCACTTAAAAGCGAAAACAACCAAAAATGTGACTTATATTGTTTCTGAAATAAGTTATACACTTACGAGCTACAAGCACGAGAGaattatattaagtttaaatatgtcAATTTTATCTCAATCGGCTACactcttttatgttttatgctTCTCTGAGGCGTTCACTGGTCAGTACAGTTTTACTAGAATGCATTGCATTCAACACAAAAACCAATAATATTTAACCGGCGTTTTTGGTAAATTTACCAGTTAAATGTTATTAGTTTCACCGTCACGAAAACGTAGTAGTATATTATACTAAATTTCCGCAGAGAATATGAAACCAGTGATAAAAGCACGCGACATTTAAGTTTGActttgaaacatcaaaaaacactaaaaaaatactgttaaacTCGAGTAAAACTGCCTGGGAAATAGCAACCAGACAATCTCTAATGGACTTATTATAAAAGGACAAAAATAGACTTCGACAAAGCACTAATtgcaacaattttaattacaactatCAAAAATGAATTgtctataaaaaatgtttgtctttctagacaataattttaaaaacggaCACTAAATGAACAATCTCGATTTTTTATAGAAGatctatttaatatataatttggaCTTATAACgagtaattaaattttcactGCAGCATCGTTTCAAAAACTGAAAACGagcacaaaattaaaaatacaatttttctaACAGAagttccattttttaattttttgtccagCGTGTGCTgttgattaaaaagttaatgtctATTTAAAAACCTCAAAATGGACTATTTTGTGCTCAATTGAAGTTCATTAATTACTCAGTTCAGTTGTTTTTCAATTCTCAGTGAATGTgcgtgaaaatttatttttaaaatgcccTCTCCAGTTTGGGATTACTTCAAAAAAGTTGAAGGTaagtttatcatttaaaaaattttccttaGTCACTAAAATCTTTATCAccttcaataaaattattttaaaaatatgtgatCAAGGAGTTGTCCTTTATAAAATGTGGATTAGTAAGTAGAAGATTCCAATAggtgttaaaatttatttaggtttgtgaataaaacaatagtgaaaaagaaaaatgttttttactttcattttattgatgaatatgtacgcaagttttaaacaataattaatcaTGGGCAATGATCGTCATTTGGAGTTTTGATgtcatttcaatatttttttaatattataaatttactaCATAACAATCTTCAAATAATACGGTAATGAAAGATTTCTGGTTTTATGAATTCAAGTAAATTTAGACAAAATCATAGACACCAAATAGACAAAAAATTATGCTTTGTTGACTTATGaagtgaaaattattttttaactgagcAATCTTAGGACACCATCAAAAATTTGATAGACACAACaaggacaaaaaattaaacatttgttGTGTCCATTACAACATACAGAATTGTCTATGTCTGTGTTGTAAGTCTATCCATAGACTAGTCTGGTTACTACTGGGAAATAGACGTGGTTTACGCAAAGATCGTGACAAACACGTGTCTATACAGGTTTTAATTCCAAAAATGAAACTAGATATGCCGGCTGGGTACTTTATTATGGTTATCTGCAAGTCctgaaaattttgtatttgatgaagaatcaaaatattttggttaTTATCAATTCCTGAAAGTCTTGAAAAgctaaaactattataaatctcttgacagttttttttatcattagttacaaagttaaatgttttgaacatgaaaatatataaaaaactaaaagcatTCCTTGACTGATTTGGCGAAAATACTTTTGACGTACGAATGACGCTTTCTACGTGAATTTTTAAAGGTGCTATGGTTTGACTTACATTagtattttctttaaaaatttctgtcaatttaaaaaagtacatgTGGTTTAAGATtggttgtattttaaaataacatttttattatagaataatataagtaatatgttgtattataaaataatatttttaaggtttAGAAGAAATTGATAATTGTATCCCTCGACTTTAAAACctgtgtcgtcggccctgaacTTATAATCgaccataaaaaaaatcattatttaatagttcttcattaaagaaactttataaatctttattcttgatttttttgtcaaatatttgtgataaaaaaacaaaaaacgaaaaaaaactttacgACGGCCTTTTTGAAAAACCCATTTGTAAAGCTGATTTATGAAAGTTATAGCTCCTGACGAATAAATAGCTAAGTACATTTAAGTTACATACATGTTTATGAATGAAGAATAAAGAACTCTGTTTATCATtccacaaaaataataataataataaaaaacaattaaataaaacagtttttttttttaaaaagtgtatattttatttcttttctttgtgGTAATATATCTTGTAGGATATATTGATAGATATACATATCTTGCAGGATATATTGATAGATATACATATCTGGCATATCTAATATCAggagataaaaattttacatcacATTCATCTCTATTGATAATATACTTGGGTCAAGAAACTTTtaccaaaaactttaaatttttcaaaattttaaaaaaatgctttaaaaattaaaaaaaaatcattaagctcttaaaattttacatcctatacttttatttaactgTAGTTTAAAgagcataaataataaaaatatatgaaaaaagggtgaaaagaaaaaaaaaaagaaatacgtCAAACAAGCGAAACAACCTAGAGTTTTAACTTCAATTTATAGAATtactagataaaaaaaattgaaaacattatttgaagattaaatttataaatttgtaattttaaaacattaccttGAACAACATATCAAATCcttcaactaaaaacaaataaattgtatttctttaatttataaaagtcattgccttacattttttcttttttacttagCGTCAAAAACgcataaataagtaaatttaaattcaaacaaaCGCAAATCGTTGAACAatataattgataaatatacACAGGTATAGAAATATAGAAACAAGACGaacaaatcaatatataaataattgacttgtattaaatttatttggatttaaataattaacttcGCAGTGCATATGCAAGGCTGACTGGCTTCATTggttattatttcattattatatgtTATTAGGCGTATCAAAAGTTATTACGGCGCTATCATAGGTTGTTATGCAGTTATCATAGGTTATTACATCGTTATCGCGACATTATCATATGCAATTAAGCCGTTATCACAGACCACTATGATATTATAATAGTGTTACTATGACGTTTTTATAGATTATTACGgagatttataaattaaactgtaaaataaagtttaaattgatGCAGAGCAGACtccaaattttttgattttaaatcatGAAATTTCCTAGGCAGCTCGAGTTCCCTaggtaaacattaaatttaCCATAAAATAATGATATCAACAGAGTAAGAAGTAAAAAGTGCTTTACAAAGTGAAAACTGCtgaattaaatttgtttttaccttATAACTCaggttttaatatatatatatatatatatatatatatatatatatatatatatatatacttttttttttttgacgtgTAAATGTATACATTCCGTAAGATATTAGCATTATATGCTGATAGCAAAGACAAGGAGGAGACTTAGTATGTCTTATTGCTATCACCATAGACAAATtttgtaagtataaaaaataagaaattgcgttcagcatttaaaataaaataaataaaaaagtcaaaaataaagagTTTAGAAGTAAGATAAACGTTAAAACATTTTGACATTTATGATTgagaaattataaatttatttattaaagaaaatttcacgaaataaaaaacgaaacaaaaaaaaaaacacatgaaaagcaagaaaacacaaaaaacataGACATAAATATCGTAAATAAGTCTATAAGCTTAGACAGTTTTCTTTTCatatattattgaataattattagcttatttcaaaattactcCTTGGTAAAAGAAACCTTTTTTCGTGGATTCAAGCTTTACTTTAGGTATGGTCAGTGGTATTTCATTGTT encodes:
- the LOC105845650 gene encoding UDP-GlcNAc:betaGal beta-1,3-N-acetylglucosaminyltransferase 7 isoform X2, yielding MLFKSSNKREAKTCTNLFKQSVIRYFVACIIILAVLITVIELIMINLKTKKHSETSVYSIDTNDDLSKKSLSTTYLLKNAEENNNNNYQKRYLSHIVFQSIKKDCNTVYTAVVIISSHASFVDRRNTIRKTWGKSPYWNAKEKYLIIFVVGRTIDSEEVINVAEEGKLWNDIIFVDLFEEISTLTKKMIIGLIWTNYNVKYEFVFKGHDDIYLNINNLLTFVKNNNIENAYFGYKIENADVKKIDQYKMANQNGYYVSYCSGVGYILSKSSIKKMIPLFDLNSIFSFDDEFVGEIAIKIGVIARHAEGFYINNDHCSYSKDIIVSHPIKDINCNIFLLKSFLLDSRNLTSHIEIVTSENTSAYVDEKNSNLSGE